In one Pseudodesulfovibrio tunisiensis genomic region, the following are encoded:
- a CDS encoding response regulator: MSEKVLLIDDEPEFLASLSERMNLRGMNVSTAQSASAAVPAIEEGGFDAIVLDLQMPEMDGIELLKRIKTNSPEMQVILLSGHATLEKGIEAMKLGAMDFMEKPADINTLTEKIKKAQARKMVLVEKQTEAKMKDIVSARGW, encoded by the coding sequence ATGTCTGAAAAAGTGCTGCTCATTGACGACGAACCGGAATTTCTGGCCAGTCTTTCCGAACGCATGAACCTGCGCGGCATGAACGTGTCCACGGCCCAATCCGCGAGCGCGGCAGTGCCCGCCATCGAGGAAGGCGGCTTCGACGCCATCGTGCTCGACCTTCAGATGCCGGAAATGGACGGTATCGAGCTGCTCAAGCGCATCAAAACCAACAGCCCGGAAATGCAGGTCATTCTTCTTTCCGGCCACGCCACGCTGGAAAAGGGCATCGAGGCCATGAAACTGGGCGCCATGGACTTCATGGAAAAACCGGCCGACATCAACACCTTGACCGAAAAGATCAAGAAGGCTCAAGCCCGAAAAATGGTGCTGGTGGAAAAGCAGACCGAAGCCAAGATGAAGGACATTGTCAGCGCCAGGGGGTGGTAA
- a CDS encoding sensor histidine kinase: MSQLPNDCDREDLRFFGRISASVSHEIKNVFAIINEGAGLIDDLTLLADKGVPVDPEKLRSVARTILDQIQRGDRIVRNMNTFAHTVDEDVRHVDLAETVTLMSALSKRLASINSVTLATGECASVEVVTSPYFLNHLLHGIISHAVGCAGQGTTLTLAAGTDDKGALLSLAGPASLETTALPEEISRIAATIQADVTPGKTPGTICVHLPATIN; encoded by the coding sequence ATGTCCCAGCTTCCGAACGACTGCGACCGGGAAGACCTCCGTTTCTTCGGACGCATCAGCGCCTCGGTCTCCCACGAGATCAAGAACGTTTTTGCCATCATCAATGAAGGGGCCGGTCTGATCGACGACCTGACCCTGCTTGCGGACAAGGGGGTTCCCGTGGACCCGGAAAAACTCCGCAGCGTTGCCCGGACCATTCTGGACCAGATTCAACGCGGCGACAGGATCGTGCGCAACATGAACACCTTTGCCCACACCGTGGACGAGGATGTCCGCCACGTGGACCTGGCCGAAACCGTGACGCTCATGTCCGCCCTGTCCAAACGGCTGGCTTCGATCAACAGTGTGACCCTTGCCACCGGAGAATGTGCCTCCGTGGAAGTCGTGACCTCGCCGTATTTCCTGAACCACCTGCTGCACGGCATCATCAGCCACGCCGTAGGCTGTGCCGGGCAGGGAACCACCCTCACCCTTGCCGCCGGAACCGACGACAAGGGGGCCTTGCTCAGCCTTGCAGGCCCGGCATCCCTTGAGACCACGGCTTTGCCGGAGGAAATATCCCGCATTGCCGCCACAATACAGGCGGATGTGACCCCCGGAAAAACTCCGGGCACGATCTGCGTGCATCTGCCCGCAACCATCAATTAA
- a CDS encoding response regulator transcription factor, with protein sequence MRILLVDDEAELVSAMAERLAMRGYDAHWADNANQAVSLAGRECYDVAVLDMKMPRVSGLELRKMLSSQCPDTRFIFLSGHGSEEDFMAGSAKAESYLIKPVRIEDLIARIEEAVNQR encoded by the coding sequence ATGAGAATACTTCTGGTTGACGACGAAGCCGAACTCGTGTCCGCAATGGCGGAAAGGCTCGCCATGCGCGGCTATGACGCTCACTGGGCGGACAACGCGAATCAGGCAGTGTCTCTCGCCGGACGCGAATGCTACGACGTGGCCGTACTGGACATGAAGATGCCCAGAGTCAGCGGACTGGAACTCCGGAAAATGCTCTCTTCCCAATGCCCGGACACGCGGTTCATCTTTCTTTCCGGACACGGTTCGGAAGAGGATTTCATGGCGGGTTCGGCCAAGGCGGAATCCTATCTCATCAAGCCCGTTCGCATCGAAGACCTCATCGCCAGGATCGAAGAGGCCGTGAACCAGCGGTAG
- a CDS encoding sensor histidine kinase, whose amino-acid sequence MSILRKFKPEFWDAVTETGPYKGLFNYRRMWRLVVLVLAVVALVPLIIMTLIDYNVTRHSLNQENILLTSRTTSNTRRSLEHFLTQHKSAMELVVQRETVESLHDPAQLAKVLHALKTSFGGFVDLGLINDTGRQIAYVGPYELQGMDYSGQEWLGLTLARGSYLSDVFLGFRDEPHLIVAVKFPDKSKGRQHVLRATLDTEQFNEMLSSIDLSGKGDAFLVNRAGVLQTPSRWHGNVLSKVDLSIPAYASNTRVLQSHEQDGTAVTVGYAYITNSPFILLVVKRTKELMKPWGTIRLELLWMLVVSIAVILLVIAAVASYMTNKVHLADQTRAATLHQMEHTNRMASIGRLAAGVAHEINNPLAIINEKAGLIKDLFLFRNEYAQDKRLLANIDSILASVERCGTITRRLLGFARHVDVKIEQIKFARLAEDVVGFLHKEAEYRSIDIQMDIPEDLPEFESDRGKQQQIFLNLINNAFQAMNDGGRLSIVARRKDDHHLTFIVSDDGCGIPKADIKRIFEPFFSTKQKRGGTGLGLSITYGLVEELGGTMNVDSEVGKGTTFTITFPLRVTTKESNQ is encoded by the coding sequence ATGTCGATACTCAGGAAGTTCAAGCCCGAATTCTGGGACGCGGTGACCGAGACCGGACCGTACAAGGGACTCTTCAACTACCGCCGAATGTGGCGGCTGGTGGTTCTGGTGCTGGCCGTGGTCGCGCTCGTGCCCCTGATCATCATGACTCTCATCGACTACAACGTCACCCGGCATTCCCTGAATCAGGAAAACATCCTGCTGACGTCCCGGACCACGTCCAACACGCGGCGTTCGCTGGAACACTTCCTGACCCAGCACAAGAGCGCAATGGAACTGGTGGTGCAACGCGAGACCGTGGAATCCCTTCACGATCCAGCCCAACTGGCCAAGGTACTTCATGCCCTGAAAACGAGCTTCGGCGGCTTCGTGGACCTGGGCCTGATCAACGACACGGGTCGCCAGATAGCCTATGTCGGACCGTATGAACTTCAGGGAATGGACTATAGCGGTCAGGAATGGCTGGGACTCACACTGGCCCGAGGCTCCTATCTCAGCGACGTGTTTCTGGGATTCCGAGACGAACCGCACCTGATCGTGGCCGTAAAATTCCCGGACAAGAGCAAGGGCAGACAGCACGTGCTCCGGGCCACGCTGGACACCGAGCAATTCAATGAGATGCTGTCGTCCATCGACCTGTCCGGCAAGGGCGACGCCTTTCTGGTCAATCGGGCCGGCGTGCTCCAGACACCTTCCAGATGGCATGGCAACGTGCTGTCCAAGGTCGACCTGAGCATCCCGGCCTATGCCTCCAACACGCGCGTTCTCCAGAGCCATGAACAGGACGGCACCGCCGTGACCGTGGGCTATGCCTACATCACCAACAGTCCGTTCATCCTTCTGGTGGTCAAACGGACCAAGGAACTGATGAAGCCATGGGGCACGATCCGGCTGGAACTGCTCTGGATGCTCGTGGTCAGCATTGCCGTAATCCTGCTGGTCATCGCGGCCGTGGCCTCCTACATGACCAACAAGGTGCACCTTGCCGACCAGACGCGCGCCGCCACCCTGCATCAGATGGAACATACCAACCGCATGGCCTCCATCGGCAGACTGGCTGCGGGCGTGGCGCACGAGATCAACAACCCGCTGGCCATCATCAACGAGAAGGCCGGACTGATCAAGGACCTGTTTCTCTTCCGAAACGAATACGCTCAGGATAAACGGCTTCTGGCCAACATCGATTCCATACTCGCCTCGGTGGAACGCTGCGGCACCATAACCAGACGACTGCTCGGCTTCGCCCGCCACGTGGATGTGAAAATCGAACAGATCAAGTTCGCCAGACTGGCGGAGGACGTGGTCGGTTTCCTGCACAAGGAAGCGGAATACCGCAGCATCGACATCCAGATGGACATCCCCGAAGACCTGCCCGAATTCGAATCCGATCGGGGCAAGCAGCAGCAGATATTCCTGAACCTGATCAACAACGCGTTCCAGGCCATGAACGACGGCGGACGCCTCTCCATCGTTGCACGGCGCAAGGACGACCACCATCTGACCTTCATCGTGAGCGACGACGGATGCGGCATACCCAAGGCCGACATCAAGCGCATCTTCGAACCGTTTTTCTCCACCAAGCAGAAACGCGGAGGAACCGGGCTGGGCCTGTCCATCACCTACGGGCTGGTGGAGGAACTGGGCGGAACCATGAACGTGGACAGCGAAGTAGGCAAGGGAACGACCTTTACCATCACCTTTCCCCTTCGCGTGACAACAAAGGAATCAAATCAATGA
- a CDS encoding response regulator: protein MSVITIFNGLFCETGVVVKRVLDSTGYRLITDQEIVADAARLSGMDEGKIARAFQAGTSVFNKFSHEKERAVAWLRLAMANKLLDADRLVFSGYTSHLPPANIGHILKVCLIDDMKARLAVAEREEGMAEKHAQKLIHKDDEDRAAWVETLKGATDPWAQYLYDMIVPVASTGVDRSAELIVEQAGNEAVKATKSSLASIRDFVLAAKVETMLAAEGHNVQVAAKRGTIILTINKNVLMLDRLEKELKEIVGRVEGVAAIETKVGKGFHQSDIYRKVDFELPSKVLLVDDEREFVQTLSERLMLRDMGSAVVYDGESALNLIENDAPEVMILDLKMPGIDGIEVLRRVKQSRPDVEVIILTGHGSDQDRDTCMQLGAFAYLHKPVNIDVLSETLKAANEKIRNSN from the coding sequence ATGTCTGTCATCACCATATTCAACGGCTTGTTCTGCGAGACCGGCGTGGTGGTCAAGCGCGTGCTCGACTCCACGGGTTACCGCCTGATCACGGATCAGGAAATCGTGGCCGACGCGGCCAGGCTTTCCGGCATGGATGAGGGCAAGATCGCCCGGGCATTTCAGGCCGGAACCTCGGTATTCAACAAGTTCAGCCATGAAAAGGAACGGGCCGTGGCGTGGCTTCGTCTGGCCATGGCCAACAAGCTGCTGGACGCGGACCGTCTGGTCTTCTCCGGCTATACTTCCCATCTGCCGCCTGCAAACATCGGGCACATACTCAAGGTCTGCCTCATCGACGACATGAAGGCCCGACTCGCCGTGGCCGAGCGGGAAGAAGGCATGGCCGAAAAGCATGCGCAAAAGCTCATCCACAAGGACGACGAAGACCGTGCTGCCTGGGTTGAGACCCTGAAGGGCGCAACCGATCCGTGGGCACAGTATCTCTATGACATGATCGTGCCCGTGGCTTCCACCGGCGTGGACAGAAGTGCGGAACTCATCGTGGAACAGGCCGGCAACGAAGCGGTCAAGGCCACGAAGTCGTCTCTGGCCTCGATCAGGGACTTCGTGCTCGCGGCCAAGGTGGAAACCATGCTTGCTGCCGAGGGGCACAATGTTCAGGTCGCGGCCAAGCGCGGCACCATCATCCTGACCATCAACAAGAACGTGCTGATGCTTGATCGTCTGGAAAAGGAACTCAAGGAGATCGTCGGGCGCGTGGAGGGCGTTGCCGCCATCGAAACCAAGGTGGGCAAGGGATTCCACCAGTCCGACATCTACCGCAAGGTGGATTTCGAACTGCCTTCCAAGGTTCTGCTCGTGGATGATGAACGCGAATTCGTGCAGACCCTGTCCGAGCGCCTCATGCTTCGCGACATGGGGTCCGCCGTGGTGTACGATGGCGAGTCCGCGCTCAACCTGATTGAAAACGACGCGCCCGAGGTCATGATTCTCGACCTCAAGATGCCCGGCATCGACGGCATCGAGGTGCTGCGCCGCGTCAAGCAGTCGCGGCCCGACGTCGAGGTGATCATCCTCACGGGCCACGGCTCGGATCAGGACCGGGACACCTGCATGCAGCTCGGCGCTTTCGCCTACCTGCACAAGCCCGTGAACATCGACGTTCTGAGCGAGACCCTCAAGGCAGCGAACGAAAAGATCCGCAACAGCAACTAA
- a CDS encoding SulP family inorganic anion transporter, producing MLTKIFPFLGWFKGYNMASFRADAISGLTVALVLIPQSMAYAQLAGLPAYYGLYASFLPPLIAALFGSSRQLATGPVAVVSLMTAACLEPLATAGSEGYIAFAILLALMVGLFQFLLGVLRLGLVVNFLSHPVVNGFTNAAAIIIASSQLSKMFGVYVDKAEHHYETIMRVVESAIQYTHWPTLGMGALAFAIMIILKRMNPKIPNVLVAVVITTALSWGIGFNHDAGISLNAIQSEEIRQTVTEFNTAIQGIEAYAMERTKLATNMEHAKQTRDVIGQLDVEHDMNVVNIEIARLKNQAHILRTELREVLFDGVETAQGLVFFPRGKAPEGMVTDGRTWRVKVGNRTLDTGNLKMMGGGAVVGTVPSGIPAISMPSLDLKVMLHLLPFAAIISLLGFMEAISIAKAMAAKTGQRLDPNQELIGQGLANMLGACGKSYPASGSFSRSAVNLQAGAVTGLSSVFTSLAVVIALLFFTPLLYHLPQAVLAAVIMMAVIGLINASGFIHAWKAQWYDGAISILSFVCTLAFAPHLDKGIMVGVALSLSVFLYKSMRPRVASLSRSDDKSLRDATAHGLRECEHIALVRFDGPLFFANASFLEDQITDRMMNMDKLKHIIIVANGINDMDASGEEALSLIVDRVRSNSLDISLCGVNEAVMEVLKRTHLLEKIGEDHVYPTMETAICATHEMAHRDGTEESCPLTTVCRLA from the coding sequence ATGCTAACAAAGATTTTCCCGTTTCTCGGCTGGTTCAAGGGCTACAACATGGCCTCGTTCAGAGCGGACGCCATTTCGGGTCTGACGGTGGCCCTGGTCCTGATTCCACAGTCCATGGCGTATGCCCAGCTTGCGGGGTTGCCCGCATACTACGGCCTGTACGCCTCATTTCTGCCCCCGCTGATCGCCGCCCTGTTCGGCTCCAGCAGGCAGCTCGCCACAGGCCCGGTGGCGGTTGTCTCGCTGATGACCGCGGCATGCCTCGAACCGCTCGCCACGGCAGGTAGTGAAGGCTACATCGCCTTCGCCATCCTGCTGGCCCTGATGGTGGGCCTGTTCCAGTTCCTGCTGGGTGTGCTCAGGCTGGGGCTGGTCGTGAACTTTCTGTCCCATCCGGTGGTCAACGGCTTCACCAATGCCGCCGCCATCATCATCGCCTCGTCCCAGCTCTCCAAGATGTTCGGAGTCTATGTGGACAAGGCCGAACACCACTATGAAACCATCATGCGCGTGGTCGAAAGCGCGATCCAGTACACCCACTGGCCCACTCTGGGCATGGGCGCACTGGCCTTTGCCATCATGATCATCCTCAAGCGCATGAATCCCAAGATTCCGAACGTGCTGGTGGCCGTTGTCATCACCACGGCCCTTTCGTGGGGCATCGGGTTCAACCATGATGCCGGAATTTCCCTGAACGCAATCCAGTCCGAGGAAATCCGCCAGACCGTGACCGAATTCAACACGGCCATTCAGGGAATCGAAGCCTATGCCATGGAAAGGACCAAACTGGCCACCAACATGGAACACGCCAAGCAGACCAGGGACGTCATAGGTCAGCTCGACGTGGAACACGACATGAACGTGGTCAACATTGAAATCGCCCGGCTCAAGAATCAGGCGCACATCCTGCGCACCGAGCTGCGCGAGGTCCTGTTCGACGGCGTGGAAACCGCTCAGGGGCTGGTCTTCTTCCCGCGCGGCAAAGCCCCTGAAGGTATGGTCACGGACGGCCGCACGTGGCGGGTCAAGGTCGGCAACCGCACGCTGGACACCGGAAACCTGAAGATGATGGGCGGCGGAGCCGTGGTCGGCACCGTGCCGTCCGGCATTCCGGCCATCTCCATGCCCAGCCTCGACCTCAAGGTGATGCTCCATCTGCTGCCCTTCGCAGCCATCATCTCCCTGCTCGGCTTCATGGAGGCCATCTCCATTGCCAAGGCCATGGCGGCCAAGACAGGCCAGCGTCTGGACCCGAATCAGGAACTCATCGGTCAGGGACTCGCCAACATGCTCGGCGCCTGCGGCAAGAGCTACCCGGCCTCGGGATCGTTCTCCCGCTCCGCAGTCAACCTGCAGGCCGGGGCGGTCACGGGCCTGTCCAGCGTATTCACCTCGCTGGCCGTGGTCATCGCCCTGCTGTTCTTCACGCCGCTGCTCTACCACCTGCCTCAGGCAGTGCTTGCCGCAGTCATCATGATGGCGGTCATCGGCCTGATCAACGCTTCCGGCTTCATTCATGCCTGGAAGGCCCAGTGGTACGACGGCGCGATCTCCATCCTTTCCTTTGTCTGCACTCTGGCGTTTGCCCCGCATCTGGACAAGGGCATCATGGTCGGCGTGGCCCTCTCGCTGTCCGTATTCCTTTACAAAAGCATGCGTCCGCGAGTAGCCTCCCTGTCCCGCAGCGACGACAAGTCCCTGCGTGACGCCACCGCACACGGCCTGCGCGAATGCGAACACATTGCGCTCGTCCGGTTCGACGGCCCCCTGTTCTTCGCCAACGCCAGCTTTCTGGAAGACCAGATCACGGACCGCATGATGAACATGGACAAGCTGAAGCACATCATCATCGTGGCCAACGGCATCAACGACATGGACGCATCCGGTGAGGAAGCCCTGTCCCTGATCGTGGACCGCGTGCGCAGCAACAGCCTCGACATCTCGCTGTGCGGAGTGAACGAAGCGGTCATGGAAGTGCTCAAGCGCACCCACCTGCTGGAAAAGATCGGCGAGGACCATGTCTATCCGACCATGGAGACCGCCATCTGCGCCACGCATGAAATGGCGCATCGAGACGGAACCGAGGAATCCTGCCCCCTGACCACGGTCTGCAGGCTCGCCTAA
- a CDS encoding TetR/AcrR family transcriptional regulator codes for MKKKDAILKVATVLFANKGFVDTSVHELSRLTGAAEGTIFYHFGNKEGLLLTILEHVREDIVAQFEEFLRERSFESGMKMVEEEVAFYLYLAGLKEDQFLLLHRHFPYKFAETGPEFRENLEAIYNCLADYFEKAIRTGQEDGSIGKDVHPRKSALILFTMVDGLVRFKNYNLYDAGALFNELIASCRRMLQAN; via the coding sequence ATGAAGAAAAAGGATGCCATTCTCAAAGTCGCCACGGTGCTGTTTGCGAACAAGGGGTTCGTGGACACCTCCGTGCATGAACTGTCCCGGCTCACGGGTGCAGCGGAAGGAACCATATTCTACCACTTCGGAAACAAGGAAGGTCTGCTTCTCACCATTCTCGAACACGTGCGCGAGGACATCGTGGCCCAATTCGAGGAATTCCTGCGGGAGCGAAGCTTTGAATCCGGAATGAAGATGGTGGAGGAAGAGGTTGCCTTCTATCTGTATCTGGCGGGCCTCAAGGAGGACCAGTTTCTGCTCCTGCACAGGCATTTCCCCTACAAGTTCGCCGAGACCGGCCCGGAATTCCGGGAAAATCTCGAAGCGATCTACAACTGCCTGGCGGACTACTTCGAGAAAGCCATTCGCACCGGACAGGAGGACGGCTCCATAGGCAAGGACGTTCACCCGAGAAAGTCAGCGCTGATCCTGTTCACGATGGTCGACGGTCTGGTTAGGTTCAAGAACTACAACCTGTACGACGCAGGCGCTCTGTTCAACGAGCTGATCGCGTCGTGCCGCAGAATGTTGCAAGCCAACTAG
- a CDS encoding sigma-54-dependent transcriptional regulator, with product MAEILIIDGNAHFSEQLAADLSARGMVTDHCQSLARGMARLHTGEFRAVLLGDNLPDGSCLDFLSTIREIPSRPEVIILSSTGDPDTAETAIRNGAWNYVTKPVNIQRIMVLLQRVMEYHAERLSMHPMSLRRCGIVGSSRPMLQCLDEVALASATDSNVLIIGETGTGKELFARAIHSNSKRTKKPFVVVDCAALPDTLVESVLFGHEKGAFTSADARSVGLILQADGGTLFLDEIGELPMSIQKVFLRVLEGRSFRPVGGAREQTSDFRLLAATNRDLETMVDSGGFRQDLFYRLRGMRITLPPLRDILEDINELICHFIRTHSKRLRMPSKGFSPDFLDILMQYDWPGNIRELMHTIERAIFMSGTEPILYPRHLPRTVRAQVARRLLEKGRQVPAGCMPFDGDRLKFPDLKSYRRKQVAEIETRYLRSLLDVCSWDIKSACDISGLSRARLYALMKKRGIARA from the coding sequence ATGGCGGAAATACTCATCATCGACGGGAACGCCCACTTCTCCGAGCAGCTCGCCGCCGATCTCTCGGCCAGAGGCATGGTCACGGACCACTGCCAAAGTCTGGCCCGAGGCATGGCGCGACTGCATACGGGAGAATTTCGTGCCGTTCTTCTGGGAGACAACCTTCCTGACGGAAGCTGCCTGGACTTTCTTTCCACCATCCGCGAAATCCCTTCCCGCCCCGAAGTCATCATTCTCTCCTCCACAGGCGATCCGGACACCGCCGAAACCGCCATCCGGAACGGTGCATGGAACTATGTGACCAAGCCCGTGAACATTCAGCGGATCATGGTTCTGCTCCAGCGGGTCATGGAATATCATGCGGAACGACTGTCCATGCACCCCATGAGCCTGCGGCGCTGTGGCATCGTGGGCAGCAGCCGTCCCATGCTCCAGTGTCTGGACGAAGTGGCTCTGGCCTCGGCTACGGACTCCAACGTGCTGATCATCGGAGAAACCGGCACCGGAAAGGAACTGTTTGCCCGGGCCATTCACAGCAACAGCAAGCGCACGAAGAAGCCGTTCGTGGTGGTGGATTGCGCAGCCCTGCCCGACACGCTCGTGGAAAGCGTGCTGTTCGGGCATGAAAAAGGCGCGTTCACCAGTGCAGACGCCCGATCCGTGGGCCTGATACTCCAGGCGGACGGAGGCACCCTGTTCCTTGACGAAATAGGCGAACTGCCCATGAGCATCCAGAAGGTCTTTCTCCGCGTGCTGGAAGGCCGCAGCTTCCGGCCCGTGGGCGGCGCACGGGAACAGACCAGCGACTTCCGGCTCCTGGCGGCTACGAACCGCGATCTGGAAACCATGGTGGACAGCGGCGGATTCCGCCAGGATCTTTTCTACAGATTGCGCGGCATGCGAATCACGCTGCCGCCCCTTCGCGACATTCTCGAGGATATCAACGAACTCATCTGCCACTTCATCCGCACACACAGCAAACGGCTGCGCATGCCAAGCAAGGGCTTCTCTCCGGACTTTCTCGATATTCTCATGCAGTACGACTGGCCCGGCAACATCCGGGAACTCATGCACACCATTGAACGGGCCATCTTCATGTCCGGCACGGAACCCATTCTGTACCCCCGACATCTGCCGCGCACGGTCCGCGCACAAGTGGCCCGCCGCTTGCTGGAAAAAGGCAGACAGGTGCCTGCCGGCTGCATGCCCTTTGACGGTGATCGCCTGAAATTTCCGGATTTGAAATCCTATCGCAGGAAACAGGTTGCAGAAATCGAGACCAGATATCTGCGCAGTCTTCTGGACGTGTGCAGTTGGGATATCAAGTCCGCCTGCGACATTTCCGGGCTCTCCAGAGCCCGGTTGTATGCCTTGATGAAAAAACGCGGAATTGCGCGAGCTTGA
- a CDS encoding transposase, which yields MRRKWDPGTKARIVLEGLMGGCVTDICREHGLRPGLYYKWRGQFLDNAHTVFEQDQRPVGPSEIEAENIRLKRLVGQLTLELDKDGGSGR from the coding sequence ATGAGGCGCAAATGGGATCCCGGAACCAAGGCGAGGATTGTGCTCGAAGGGTTGATGGGCGGATGCGTGACCGACATCTGCCGGGAGCATGGTCTCAGACCCGGGCTGTACTACAAGTGGCGAGGGCAGTTCCTTGACAATGCGCATACGGTTTTCGAGCAGGATCAACGTCCGGTCGGGCCGTCGGAGATCGAGGCGGAGAACATTCGGCTCAAGCGGCTGGTGGGACAGTTGACACTCGAACTGGACAAGGATGGCGGCTCCGGCCGCTAG
- a CDS encoding CoB--CoM heterodisulfide reductase iron-sulfur subunit A family protein → MSNRIGVYVCHCGTNIAGKVDCADVAEFAAGLRDVAVSRDYQFMCSDPGQDMIINDIREYGLNRVVVASCSPRLHEKTFQKACQRAGLNPYLMQHCCIREHCSWVTADKEEATAKAKHIVEAAVYRVGDHQELFSREVDVLPDVMVVGAGIAGIQAALDVARSGHKVHLVEKSPSIGGHMAQFDKTFPTLDCAACISTPKMVAVSQEPNINLMTWSEVVDVSGFVGNYTVTVRRKARYVNEDVCTGCGTCLEKCPTKVFSEFEEGLSRRRAIYRNSPQAVPNTPVIDADHCKMLTKGKCGVCQKLCPTGAIDFEARDRVEVFHVGSVVLATGYDTMDPTPMTEYGFGRFDNVYTALQFERLNNAVGPTGGQIVLKNGESPESVGIIHCVGSRDVNYHEYCSRTCCMYALKYDHLIKDKVGHHVKVYNFYIDMRCFGKGYEEFYRRVQDEGVTFIRGRPAEVVQENGKLVVVGEDTLLGMRVRVPVDMVVLCTAMEPRPDAQDVARVFGVAQGQDGFFLEEHPKLGPVSTATDGVFLAGTCQGPKDIPDAVSHASGGAAQALALAARGHVDISPTTSWINPDVCIGCKVCIGLCAYSAIEFDERRNVSVINEAMCKGCGSCAGYCPSGAAQIKHFDESQVFNEIDGLLGFRPEGPAEAVEIPIEVRADEPA, encoded by the coding sequence ATGAGCAACAGGATCGGCGTGTATGTCTGTCATTGCGGCACCAACATCGCGGGCAAGGTGGATTGCGCTGATGTCGCGGAATTCGCTGCCGGATTGAGGGACGTTGCCGTTTCCCGGGATTATCAGTTCATGTGTTCGGATCCGGGGCAGGACATGATCATCAACGACATCCGCGAGTACGGCCTGAATCGTGTCGTGGTGGCATCCTGTTCACCCCGGCTTCACGAAAAGACCTTCCAGAAGGCGTGTCAGCGGGCCGGACTCAACCCCTACCTCATGCAGCACTGCTGCATTCGTGAGCACTGTTCGTGGGTGACTGCGGACAAGGAAGAGGCCACGGCCAAGGCGAAGCACATCGTGGAGGCTGCGGTCTACCGGGTGGGCGATCATCAGGAACTCTTTTCCCGCGAAGTGGACGTACTGCCTGACGTCATGGTGGTGGGCGCGGGCATTGCGGGCATTCAGGCCGCACTGGACGTGGCCCGGTCCGGGCACAAGGTGCATCTGGTGGAAAAGAGCCCGTCCATCGGCGGGCACATGGCCCAGTTCGACAAGACCTTTCCCACGCTGGATTGCGCGGCCTGCATTTCCACGCCCAAGATGGTCGCCGTGTCCCAGGAGCCGAACATCAATCTCATGACCTGGAGCGAGGTCGTGGACGTGTCCGGGTTCGTGGGTAACTACACGGTCACGGTGCGGCGCAAGGCCCGGTACGTGAACGAGGACGTGTGCACCGGGTGCGGCACCTGTCTGGAAAAGTGTCCGACCAAGGTGTTCAGCGAATTCGAGGAAGGACTTTCCAGGCGGCGGGCCATCTACCGCAACTCGCCGCAGGCCGTGCCCAATACGCCGGTCATCGACGCGGATCACTGCAAGATGCTGACAAAGGGCAAGTGCGGGGTATGCCAGAAGCTCTGTCCCACGGGCGCCATCGACTTCGAGGCCAGGGATCGGGTCGAGGTCTTTCATGTGGGCAGCGTGGTGCTGGCCACCGGCTATGACACCATGGACCCCACGCCCATGACCGAATACGGGTTCGGCCGGTTCGACAATGTCTACACCGCGCTTCAGTTCGAACGGCTCAACAATGCGGTGGGACCGACAGGCGGACAGATCGTGCTGAAGAACGGCGAGTCGCCTGAGAGCGTGGGCATCATTCACTGCGTGGGCAGCCGCGACGTGAACTACCATGAATACTGTTCGCGCACCTGCTGCATGTATGCGCTCAAGTACGACCATCTCATCAAGGACAAGGTCGGACATCATGTCAAGGTCTACAATTTCTACATAGACATGCGCTGCTTCGGCAAGGGGTACGAGGAATTCTACCGTCGGGTGCAGGACGAGGGCGTGACCTTCATCCGGGGGCGCCCTGCAGAAGTCGTGCAGGAGAACGGCAAGCTCGTGGTGGTGGGTGAGGACACGCTGCTTGGCATGCGGGTGCGTGTGCCCGTGGACATGGTGGTGCTGTGCACGGCCATGGAGCCGAGGCCCGACGCTCAGGACGTGGCGCGGGTGTTCGGCGTGGCGCAGGGGCAGGACGGCTTTTTTCTGGAAGAGCATCCCAAGCTCGGGCCGGTGTCCACGGCCACGGACGGCGTGTTTCTGGCCGGAACCTGTCAGGGCCCCAAGGACATCCCGGACGCGGTATCCCATGCCTCGGGAGGGGCGGCGCAGGCCCTTGCTCTGGCTGCGCGCGGCCATGTGGACATTTCGCCCACCACGTCATGGATCAACCCGGACGTGTGCATCGGATGCAAGGTCTGCATCGGGCTGTGCGCGTATTCGGCCATCGAGTTCGACGAGCGCCGCAACGTGTCCGTGATCAACGAGGCCATGTGCAAGGGATGCGGCAGTTGTGCGGGCTACTGTCCGAGCGGCGCAGCCCAGATCAAGCATTTTGACGAGTCTCAGGTGTTCAATGAAATCGACGGGCTGCTCGGCTTCAGGCCGGAGGGCCCGGCCGAGGCCGTGGAAATACCCATTGAAGTCCGGGCCGACGAGCCCGCATGA